In Pseudodesulfovibrio hydrargyri, a single window of DNA contains:
- the rpmI gene encoding 50S ribosomal protein L35, with translation MPKIKTRRAAAKRFSKTATGKFKRRRKNLRHILTKKNAKRKRRLGQSATVDTANMKAVRRQLPNG, from the coding sequence ATGCCCAAGATCAAAACCCGCCGTGCAGCCGCCAAGCGGTTCTCCAAGACCGCGACCGGCAAGTTCAAGCGCCGCCGCAAGAATCTCAGGCACATTCTGACCAAGAAGAATGCCAAGAGAAAGCGCCGCCTCGGTCAGTCCGCTACCGTGGACACCGCGAACATGAAGGCTGTCCGTCGTCAGTTGCCCAACGG
- the infC gene encoding translation initiation factor IF-3: MRRDQKREDLVRRNERIRIPKVRVVDDDGEQLGVMATRDALDRAREKGLDLVEVAPNADPPVCKIMDYGKFKYQQQKKLQEAKKKQTVIKIKEVKFRPKTDEHDYQTKLKQIVKFLEGGDRCKVTIFFRGREIVHKDRGLAMLERVVVDTQDLAKVESKPMSEGRTMTMMLAPVKK, encoded by the coding sequence ATGCGCCGCGACCAGAAGAGGGAAGACCTGGTCCGGCGGAACGAAAGAATCCGCATCCCCAAGGTGCGGGTCGTGGACGATGACGGTGAGCAGCTCGGTGTGATGGCAACCCGCGACGCGCTTGATCGCGCCCGGGAAAAGGGTCTCGATCTTGTGGAGGTCGCGCCCAACGCCGACCCGCCCGTCTGCAAGATCATGGATTACGGCAAATTCAAGTACCAGCAGCAGAAGAAGCTGCAGGAAGCGAAGAAGAAGCAGACCGTAATCAAGATCAAGGAAGTCAAATTCCGGCCCAAGACCGACGAGCACGATTACCAGACCAAGCTCAAACAAATTGTAAAGTTCCTGGAAGGCGGCGACCGTTGCAAGGTGACCATCTTCTTCCGGGGACGCGAGATCGTCCACAAGGACCGCGGGCTGGCCATGCTCGAACGGGTCGTGGTGGACACCCAGGATTTAGCCAAAGTCGAGAGCAAGCCCATGTCGGAAGGACGGACCATGACGATGATGCTCGCTCCGGTGAAAAAATAG
- the thrS gene encoding threonine--tRNA ligase, translating into MLVEISGKQVEAADGASCADVLQEELSKKQFKNVVAVKCGDAIVDLSTPVTETCTTIEPVFADSEEGLGVIRHSAAHVMAEAVKKLFPSAKVTIGPSITDGFYYDFDYERPFTPEDLEAIEKEMLSSVGANKEFTRTVMSKAEAKKLFESMGETYKSEIMDDLGGDEFSIYTHGDFADLCRGPHVARTGQIKAFKLLSVAGAYWRGDEKNKQLQRIYGTAWQDPKALKKHLARLEEAKKRDHRKLGKQLDLFSFSEEVGPGMSLWHPRGMLLRAILEDFERKEHLKRGYQLVQGPIILKRELWEKSGHYDNYRENMYFTEIDEQAYGIKPMNCLAHMIIYKRKIMSYRDLPQRYFELGVVHRHEKSGVLHGLMRVRTFTQDDAHLICRPDQVEEEILNLIKFYQDIYALFDYEFDVELSTRPEKSIGSDADWELATEGLRQALDKSGMPYAINEGDGAFYGPKIDFHLRDSIGRSWQCGTIQVDFTLPERFDIVYVGEDGERHRPVMIHRAMLGSIERFIGVLTEHCAGAYPVWLAPVQARLLNVTDAQADFVKKAEAFLVSKGIRVEADTRNEKLGYKIREAQVEKIPYMLVIGDKEVEAGCVNIRSRDGEDPGMVTLEEAAQLILDAAKAPFKAGGMSYSFSG; encoded by the coding sequence GTGTTGGTTGAAATCTCCGGTAAACAGGTTGAAGCGGCCGACGGCGCATCCTGCGCCGACGTCCTCCAGGAAGAGCTGTCCAAGAAACAGTTCAAGAACGTCGTGGCCGTCAAGTGCGGCGACGCGATCGTGGACCTGAGCACTCCCGTTACCGAGACCTGCACTACCATCGAGCCCGTCTTCGCCGACAGCGAGGAAGGGCTCGGCGTCATCCGCCACTCCGCTGCCCACGTCATGGCCGAGGCCGTCAAGAAGCTGTTCCCCTCCGCCAAGGTGACCATCGGCCCGTCCATCACCGACGGCTTCTACTACGATTTCGATTACGAGCGCCCGTTCACGCCCGAGGACCTGGAGGCCATCGAAAAAGAGATGCTCTCCTCGGTGGGCGCGAACAAGGAGTTCACGCGCACGGTCATGTCCAAGGCCGAGGCCAAGAAGCTCTTCGAGTCCATGGGCGAGACCTACAAGTCCGAGATCATGGACGACCTGGGCGGCGACGAATTTTCCATCTACACCCACGGCGACTTCGCCGACCTGTGCCGCGGCCCGCACGTGGCCCGCACCGGCCAGATCAAGGCCTTCAAGCTGCTCTCCGTGGCCGGGGCCTACTGGCGTGGCGACGAGAAGAACAAGCAGCTGCAGCGCATCTACGGCACCGCCTGGCAGGACCCCAAGGCGTTGAAGAAGCACCTGGCCCGCCTGGAAGAGGCCAAGAAGCGCGACCACCGCAAGCTCGGCAAGCAGCTCGACCTGTTCTCGTTCAGCGAGGAAGTCGGCCCGGGCATGTCCCTGTGGCACCCGCGCGGCATGCTCCTGCGCGCCATCCTCGAGGACTTCGAGCGCAAGGAACACCTCAAGCGCGGCTACCAGCTGGTCCAGGGCCCGATCATTCTCAAGCGCGAGCTGTGGGAGAAGTCCGGCCACTATGACAACTACCGCGAGAACATGTACTTCACGGAGATCGACGAGCAGGCCTACGGCATCAAACCCATGAACTGCCTGGCGCACATGATCATCTATAAACGGAAGATCATGAGCTACCGCGATCTGCCCCAGCGCTATTTCGAGCTGGGCGTGGTCCACCGCCACGAGAAGTCCGGCGTGCTCCACGGGCTCATGCGCGTGCGCACCTTCACCCAGGACGACGCGCACCTGATCTGCCGCCCGGATCAGGTGGAGGAGGAGATCCTCAACCTGATCAAGTTCTACCAGGACATCTACGCGCTGTTCGACTACGAGTTCGACGTGGAACTGTCCACCCGGCCGGAGAAGTCCATCGGTTCGGACGCCGACTGGGAGCTGGCCACCGAGGGCTTGCGCCAGGCCCTCGACAAATCGGGCATGCCGTACGCCATCAACGAAGGCGACGGCGCGTTCTACGGCCCGAAGATCGATTTCCACCTGCGCGATTCCATCGGCAGAAGCTGGCAATGCGGCACAATTCAAGTGGATTTCACCTTGCCAGAGCGCTTTGACATAGTATATGTGGGCGAGGACGGTGAGAGGCACCGGCCCGTGATGATCCATCGCGCCATGCTCGGCTCCATCGAACGCTTCATCGGCGTCTTGACGGAGCACTGTGCCGGCGCGTATCCTGTCTGGCTGGCGCCCGTGCAGGCGCGGTTGCTGAACGTGACCGACGCGCAAGCGGATTTCGTAAAGAAAGCCGAGGCGTTCCTCGTCTCCAAGGGGATCCGCGTCGAAGCGGACACCCGCAACGAGAAGCTCGGCTACAAGATACGGGAGGCTCAGGTTGAGAAGATCCCGTACATGTTGGTAATCGGTGACAAAGAGGTTGAGGCCGGATGCGTCAATATCCGTTCGCGAGACGGAGAAGACCCCGGGATGGTGACACTGGAGGAAGCCGCGCAGTTGATTTTGGATGCTGCAAAGGCGCCCTTCAAAGCAGGAGGAATGAGCTATAGCTTTTCGGGGTAA
- a CDS encoding VOC family protein, translated as MNPIDISATIVVEDLDKARAFYTTHLNGRLIFDCGWYIGLQFGEDGPTLHFMQPRSPDHQLYQGGLTYNIKLENAAKVDAAHGKAVKAGLPMVMPLEDHPWGDRGFCTLDPYGVALYVYVDIEPSEEFKQYYL; from the coding sequence ATGAATCCCATCGACATATCCGCAACCATCGTCGTGGAGGACCTGGACAAGGCCCGAGCCTTCTACACCACCCATCTGAACGGCCGTCTGATCTTCGACTGCGGCTGGTATATCGGCCTCCAGTTCGGCGAGGACGGCCCCACCCTGCACTTCATGCAGCCGCGGTCCCCGGACCATCAGCTCTACCAGGGCGGCCTGACCTACAACATCAAGCTGGAGAACGCGGCCAAGGTCGACGCGGCCCACGGCAAGGCCGTGAAAGCGGGCCTGCCCATGGTCATGCCCCTGGAGGACCACCCCTGGGGCGACCGGGGCTTCTGCACGCTGGATCCCTACGGCGTGGCCCTGTACGTCTACGTGGACATCGAGCCGAGCGAGGAGTTCAAGCAATACTATCTGTAA
- a CDS encoding DVU0298 family protein yields MSRFRSVKKTVRDILADDDWQARLAELDGFRPADLVPPLLNLRLDRLETVRWRSATAFGLTAARMAEASMEKARVIMRTLMWYMNEESGNLGWGIPLFMAEAMVNSGRIAEEFHKILVSYIFCDEECDGNFLDHPELRRDVYWGLVRLAEYRPELVAHGERFLMVGLDDPDAYNRAYAARVLGLIKAEGARTRLEALKDDPAGIRTFHHREILDTTVGELVRAALDDLG; encoded by the coding sequence ATGTCCCGATTCCGCAGCGTCAAGAAGACCGTTCGAGATATCCTGGCCGACGATGATTGGCAGGCCCGGCTGGCCGAGCTGGACGGGTTTCGCCCCGCCGACCTGGTCCCCCCGCTGCTCAACCTGCGTCTGGATCGGCTGGAAACCGTGCGCTGGCGCTCGGCCACGGCGTTCGGCCTGACCGCCGCCCGCATGGCCGAGGCGTCCATGGAAAAGGCGCGGGTGATCATGCGCACCTTGATGTGGTACATGAACGAGGAGTCCGGCAACCTCGGCTGGGGCATCCCGCTGTTCATGGCCGAGGCCATGGTCAACAGCGGACGCATTGCCGAAGAATTCCACAAGATACTGGTTTCCTACATATTCTGCGACGAGGAGTGCGACGGCAATTTTCTGGACCACCCAGAGCTCAGGCGCGACGTCTACTGGGGGCTGGTCCGCCTGGCCGAGTACCGGCCCGAGCTGGTGGCCCACGGCGAGCGGTTCCTGATGGTCGGCCTGGACGACCCCGACGCCTACAACCGGGCCTACGCCGCCCGCGTGCTCGGCCTGATAAAGGCCGAAGGGGCCCGGACCCGGCTCGAGGCCCTCAAGGACGACCCGGCCGGAATCCGCACCTTCCACCACCGCGAGATCCTCGACACCACGGTGGGCGAGCTGGTGCGGGCGGCCCTGGATGACCTGGGCTAG
- a CDS encoding tetratricopeptide repeat protein produces the protein MEQFDNIEDYIADLKSKLRDNPTCGNTHYNLGVAYLSRRDFMEAEREFLDAVAHSPRMAEAYVQLGGIALQRGDLDSCLSYNVQATQQRPFFAVPWGNIGFVYMQQGDNDKAHKSLKKALKLDPEFAQAQATMSSVLIAMGDFEEADKVLRNLLEKQAHFGPGWNNKAIIEAERGNWSEAAVCIQKAEESGFEVPAEFKQEVEAQAGA, from the coding sequence ATGGAACAATTCGACAATATTGAAGATTACATTGCCGATCTCAAGTCCAAACTGCGCGACAACCCGACCTGCGGCAACACCCATTACAATCTGGGTGTGGCCTATCTTTCCCGCCGCGATTTCATGGAGGCCGAACGCGAGTTTCTGGACGCCGTGGCCCATTCCCCGCGCATGGCCGAGGCCTACGTGCAGCTGGGCGGCATCGCCCTGCAGCGCGGCGACCTGGACTCCTGCCTGAGCTACAACGTCCAGGCCACCCAGCAGCGCCCGTTCTTCGCCGTGCCCTGGGGCAACATCGGTTTCGTCTACATGCAGCAGGGCGACAACGACAAGGCCCACAAGTCCCTGAAAAAGGCCCTGAAGCTCGACCCCGAGTTCGCCCAGGCCCAGGCGACCATGTCCAGCGTGCTTATCGCCATGGGCGACTTTGAGGAGGCGGACAAGGTGCTCAGGAACCTGCTCGAAAAGCAGGCCCACTTCGGCCCGGGCTGGAACAACAAGGCGATCATCGAGGCCGAACGCGGCAACTGGTCCGAGGCCGCCGTGTGCATCCAAAAGGCCGAGGAATCCGGCTTCGAGGTGCCCGCCGAATTCAAGCAGGAAGTGGAGGCGCAGGCCGGGGCGTAA
- a CDS encoding YkgJ family cysteine cluster protein yields the protein MALDFTEYFKKYEAIVAEVDAVFKKFETEMPDLVKCGKGCSDCCYALFDVTLVEGMYINAKFNEKFSGLERSAILDRADKADREIHKLKRKVYKASQEGRPVNDILLEVAKARVRCPMLGDDDLCSIYENRPITCRLYGVPTSIGGEAHTCNKAGFKGGEKYPTVNMDMVLDRLLAIGKELQSGIGSRFRELGEMLLPVSMAIVTDYDETYLGVGEKTALKEKSPEEEERPREIVAPAAAKEPAKSSACASCTESKSACSSCGESIVLGGRNRP from the coding sequence ATGGCCCTTGATTTTACGGAGTATTTCAAAAAATACGAAGCCATCGTGGCCGAGGTCGACGCGGTCTTCAAGAAGTTCGAGACCGAGATGCCGGACCTGGTCAAGTGCGGCAAGGGGTGCAGCGACTGCTGCTACGCCCTGTTCGACGTGACCCTGGTCGAGGGCATGTACATCAACGCCAAGTTCAACGAGAAATTTTCCGGCCTGGAGCGTTCGGCCATCCTGGACCGCGCCGACAAGGCCGACCGCGAGATCCACAAGCTCAAGCGCAAGGTCTACAAGGCGAGCCAGGAAGGCCGCCCTGTCAACGACATCCTGCTCGAGGTGGCCAAAGCCCGGGTGCGCTGTCCCATGCTCGGCGACGACGACCTGTGCTCCATCTACGAAAACCGGCCCATCACCTGCCGGTTGTACGGCGTGCCCACCTCCATCGGGGGCGAGGCCCACACCTGCAACAAGGCGGGCTTCAAGGGCGGGGAGAAGTATCCCACGGTGAACATGGACATGGTCCTGGACCGGCTGCTGGCCATCGGCAAGGAGCTTCAGTCCGGCATCGGCTCCCGGTTCCGGGAGTTGGGCGAGATGCTTCTGCCCGTGTCCATGGCCATCGTCACCGATTATGACGAGACCTACCTCGGCGTGGGCGAGAAGACCGCGCTCAAGGAAAAGAGCCCCGAGGAAGAGGAGCGGCCCAGGGAGATCGTCGCCCCGGCGGCGGCCAAGGAGCCCGCCAAGTCCTCGGCCTGCGCCTCCTGCACCGAATCCAAGTCCGCCTGCTCGTCCTGCGGCGAGTCCATTGTCCTGGGCGGAAGGAATAGGCCATGA
- a CDS encoding ferredoxin, whose protein sequence is MGYTITIDTDKCTGDGECVDVCPVEVYELQDGKAVAVNEDECLGCESCVEVCENDAITVEEN, encoded by the coding sequence ATGGGCTACACTATCACTATCGACACCGACAAGTGCACCGGCGACGGCGAATGCGTGGATGTTTGCCCCGTTGAAGTTTACGAACTTCAGGACGGCAAAGCCGTTGCGGTCAACGAAGACGAATGTCTCGGTTGTGAATCCTGCGTCGAAGTCTGTGAAAACGACGCCATCACTGTCGAAGAGAACTAG
- a CDS encoding aminopeptidase, with amino-acid sequence MFTNDELKKYAETLWWGLSTARTKPYEPGDFVLLRFDPDALPLAEAMFDLLMEKGINPIPRQNLSSNMELSFYGKGSEAQLTAIPSGDREFIGGLNGLISLIAPASLTHLQDIDSKRIGQAAVARKFMRDIMEKREQSGDFGWTLCIYPTPALAEAAKLSMADFKAQVVKACYLDDDNPPERWNDIFKEAEKVKAWLNNLTIEHLRIQSKDTDLIVVPGEQRRWLGVSGHNIPSFEIFLSPDWRGTEGVYYADQPSFRSGNFVEGVRLTFEKGVAVKTEAKTGGDFVAKQLTLDDGANRLGEFSLTDRRFSKINAFMANTLFDENFGGPQGNCHVAVGASYADTFSGDQSTLDEGLKRELGFNDSALHWDLVNTQQKTVTATLKGGEELVIYTDGEFQYE; translated from the coding sequence ATGTTCACCAACGACGAATTGAAAAAATATGCCGAAACCCTGTGGTGGGGGCTGTCCACCGCACGCACCAAACCGTACGAGCCCGGCGACTTCGTGCTCCTGCGCTTCGACCCCGACGCCCTGCCACTGGCCGAGGCCATGTTCGACCTGCTCATGGAAAAGGGCATCAACCCGATCCCGCGCCAGAACCTGTCCTCCAACATGGAGCTCTCCTTCTACGGCAAGGGAAGCGAGGCCCAGCTGACCGCCATCCCGTCCGGCGACCGCGAGTTCATCGGCGGCCTGAACGGGCTCATCTCGCTCATCGCTCCGGCCTCCCTGACCCACCTGCAGGATATCGACTCCAAACGCATAGGCCAGGCCGCCGTGGCCCGCAAGTTCATGCGCGACATCATGGAGAAGCGCGAGCAGTCCGGGGACTTCGGCTGGACCCTGTGCATCTACCCCACCCCGGCCCTGGCCGAGGCGGCCAAGCTGTCCATGGCCGACTTCAAGGCCCAGGTGGTCAAGGCCTGCTACCTGGACGACGACAACCCGCCCGAGCGCTGGAACGACATCTTCAAGGAAGCCGAGAAGGTCAAGGCGTGGCTGAACAACCTGACCATCGAGCACCTGCGCATCCAGTCCAAGGACACGGACCTCATCGTGGTCCCGGGCGAGCAGCGCCGCTGGCTCGGCGTGTCCGGCCACAACATCCCGTCCTTCGAGATATTCCTCTCCCCGGACTGGCGCGGCACCGAGGGCGTGTACTACGCCGACCAGCCCTCCTTCCGCTCCGGCAACTTCGTGGAGGGCGTGCGCCTGACCTTTGAGAAGGGCGTGGCCGTCAAGACCGAGGCCAAGACCGGCGGCGATTTCGTGGCCAAGCAGCTGACCCTGGACGACGGCGCCAACAGGCTGGGCGAGTTCTCCCTGACCGACCGCCGCTTCTCCAAAATCAACGCCTTCATGGCCAACACCCTGTTCGACGAAAACTTCGGCGGGCCCCAGGGCAACTGCCACGTGGCCGTGGGCGCGTCCTACGCCGACACCTTCTCCGGCGACCAGTCCACTCTGGACGAAGGGCTGAAAAGAGAGCTCGGCTTCAACGACTCCGCCCTGCACTGGGACCTGGTCAATACCCAGCAGAAAACCGTCACCGCCACCCTCAAGGGCGGTGAGGAACTCGTCATCTACACCGACGGCGAATTCCAGTACGAATAA
- a CDS encoding molybdopterin biosynthesis protein — MSERNIYLKTVPPEEAVALAKANLNRDALLGTERVPTHEAAGRVTAGPIYARYSSPTFHAAAMDGVAVVAESTFAAREDAPVALEHGEGFLFVNTGNPLPDGKNAVVMIEDVVQKDKSTVLIDGPAFPWQHVRRIGEDIVATELLIPQNRELTPSDIGALISAGIYEVEVRDRVRTIFLPTGDEVLNFLDRPEPRAGQVIESNSQVFLAYAKGWGIDAQWSPPVPDDEDALREAVLDGLRKGCHMVVVGAGSSAGSKDFSKKVFKSIGTVLVHGISVMPGKPSLLAVTDERSGYPGRLLVGAPGYPVSAIVCHEKILAPVVHWLMGKSAPERAEADIVLARKTPSRPGMREAIRLAAGRIGEQIVGAPLARGAGMISTMTKAQAVTYIPEDVEGVEQGETVRAELLVHKADLDRVLVHVGSHDNTLDLLANELMGLSDPLRLVSSHAGSMGGLTALKAGSALFAGAHLFDPDTGDFNFPFIKRYLSGLPVTVVNLAIRHQGLIVAKGNPESIRGVEDLTRRDVTFINRQRGAGTRILLDHHLKRAGIDPRDVAGYENEEFTHMAVAVNVLTGAASCGLGIYAAAKALGLDFVPLAHERYDLVIPEKHMDDPRIGTLLAVIAQKPVQTRIKAQGGYETDLTGRVMEPGMGLGQD; from the coding sequence ATGAGCGAACGCAATATCTATCTGAAGACCGTGCCGCCCGAAGAGGCGGTGGCCCTGGCCAAGGCCAATCTGAACCGCGACGCCCTGCTCGGCACCGAGCGGGTGCCCACGCACGAAGCCGCGGGCCGGGTCACGGCCGGGCCCATCTACGCCAGGTATTCCTCGCCCACCTTTCACGCGGCGGCCATGGACGGCGTGGCCGTGGTGGCCGAATCCACCTTCGCGGCCCGCGAGGACGCGCCCGTGGCCCTGGAGCACGGCGAGGGATTTTTGTTCGTCAACACCGGCAATCCCCTGCCCGACGGCAAGAACGCGGTGGTCATGATCGAGGACGTGGTCCAGAAGGACAAATCCACCGTGCTCATCGACGGGCCCGCCTTTCCGTGGCAGCACGTGCGCCGCATCGGCGAGGACATCGTGGCCACGGAACTGCTCATCCCCCAGAATCGGGAGCTGACGCCGTCGGACATCGGCGCGCTCATCTCGGCGGGCATCTACGAGGTGGAGGTCCGCGACCGGGTCCGGACCATCTTCCTGCCCACGGGCGACGAGGTACTGAATTTCCTGGACAGGCCCGAGCCCAGAGCCGGGCAGGTCATCGAATCCAACTCCCAGGTCTTCCTGGCCTACGCCAAGGGCTGGGGCATCGACGCCCAGTGGTCTCCCCCGGTGCCGGACGACGAGGACGCCCTGCGCGAGGCGGTCCTGGACGGGCTGCGCAAAGGGTGCCACATGGTCGTGGTCGGCGCCGGATCGAGCGCCGGGAGCAAGGACTTTTCCAAGAAGGTCTTCAAATCCATCGGCACGGTCCTGGTCCACGGCATCTCGGTCATGCCGGGCAAGCCGAGCCTGCTGGCCGTGACCGACGAGCGCAGCGGGTATCCGGGCAGGCTCCTGGTGGGCGCGCCGGGCTATCCGGTGTCGGCCATCGTCTGCCACGAGAAGATCCTCGCGCCCGTGGTCCACTGGCTCATGGGCAAATCCGCGCCCGAGCGGGCAGAGGCGGACATCGTCCTGGCCCGCAAGACGCCGTCCAGGCCGGGCATGCGCGAGGCCATCCGGCTGGCCGCCGGGCGCATCGGCGAGCAGATCGTGGGCGCGCCTCTGGCCCGGGGCGCGGGCATGATCTCGACCATGACCAAGGCCCAGGCCGTGACCTACATTCCCGAAGACGTGGAAGGCGTGGAACAGGGCGAGACGGTCCGTGCCGAGCTGCTGGTCCACAAGGCCGACCTGGACCGGGTGCTGGTCCACGTGGGCAGCCACGACAACACCCTGGACCTCCTGGCCAACGAACTGATGGGGCTGTCCGATCCCCTGCGCCTGGTCTCGAGCCACGCCGGGTCCATGGGCGGCCTGACCGCGCTCAAGGCGGGCTCGGCCCTGTTCGCGGGCGCGCACCTGTTCGACCCCGACACCGGGGACTTCAACTTTCCGTTCATCAAGAGGTATTTGAGCGGCCTCCCGGTGACCGTGGTCAACCTGGCCATCCGCCACCAGGGGCTCATCGTGGCCAAGGGCAACCCCGAGTCCATCCGGGGCGTGGAGGACCTGACCCGCAGGGACGTGACCTTCATCAACCGCCAGCGCGGGGCCGGGACGCGCATCCTGCTCGACCACCATCTGAAAAGGGCGGGCATCGACCCGCGCGACGTGGCCGGGTACGAGAACGAGGAATTCACCCACATGGCCGTGGCCGTGAACGTGCTCACCGGCGCGGCCTCCTGCGGGCTGGGCATCTACGCGGCGGCCAAGGCGCTCGGCCTGGACTTCGTGCCCCTGGCCCACGAGCGCTACGACCTGGTCATTCCGGAGAAACACATGGACGACCCGCGCATCGGGACCCTGCTGGCGGTCATCGCCCAAAAGCCCGTCCAGACCAGGATCAAGGCCCAGGGCGGATACGAGACGGATCTGACCGGCCGCGTCATGGAGCCGGGCATGGGGTTGGGACAGGACTAG
- a CDS encoding cold-shock protein: MRHKGEVTWFNEQKGFGFIAGEDGRDVFVHYTEIVRDGFQTLEPGEKVTFGLADEETGPKAVEVRPAKEAKSASLI; the protein is encoded by the coding sequence ATGCGACACAAGGGTGAAGTGACCTGGTTCAACGAACAGAAGGGGTTCGGGTTCATCGCCGGCGAGGACGGTCGCGACGTCTTCGTCCACTACACCGAGATCGTCCGAGACGGGTTCCAGACCCTGGAGCCCGGCGAAAAGGTCACCTTCGGTCTGGCCGACGAGGAGACCGGCCCCAAGGCCGTCGAGGTCCGCCCGGCCAAAGAGGCCAAGTCCGCCTCCCTGATCTAG
- a CDS encoding RNA recognition motif domain-containing protein, translated as MSKNIYVGNLPWSATEDEVRAAFEAHGQVSSVKLIEDRETGRPRGFGFVEMDDDSAALDAIEALDGKDFGGRNLKVNEAKPRAERPRW; from the coding sequence ATGTCCAAGAATATCTATGTCGGCAATCTGCCCTGGTCCGCCACCGAAGACGAAGTCCGCGCCGCTTTCGAAGCTCACGGCCAGGTTTCCTCCGTCAAACTGATCGAAGACCGTGAGACCGGCCGCCCGCGCGGTTTCGGTTTCGTGGAAATGGACGACGATTCCGCCGCTCTGGACGCCATCGAGGCGCTGGACGGCAAGGATTTCGGCGGCCGTAACCTGAAGGTCAACGAAGCCAAACCCCGTGCGGAGCGCCCCCGCTGGTAG
- a CDS encoding ATP-binding cassette domain-containing protein, protein MNPLVSLKDVSVTRNGRRLLGPVTWRLERGRHTAVTGRNGSGKTTLLKLLRGEITPDIGGERVYDFGEGTQRTVLGLRQRIGLVSADMQDFYFLHTPRVKGRDVVLAGFYDTPILYDRAEPGEEAAADAVIDRLGIRELAESELRTLSTGQVRKLLVARALAPEPDILLLDEALDGLDAASRAEVVRLLDLAGERTTLVCAAHRTGDLPDCVRHALALDHGGVLAEGERAQAERVLCEAAPDTLACDLPPVPEPENFEYLLRMTDVSVVADGKRILDKIDWQVLPGENWLVLGENGAGKSTLLKLILSHVAPYADGERGTGTVERFGGMTMDEARPLIGVVSPDLQAGYARELGWEVTAEETVMSGFRGSVGMLDEPTSRERLGAEQWLDIVGLHGLGARRLRHMSYGQQRRVFLARAMAPGPRLLLLDEPLSGLDPASRGLTIGLIQRLAEAGIPLIMVSHYAEDRVPAINRIMVMAGGKQRFCGDRSGFEADMSRG, encoded by the coding sequence ATGAATCCACTTGTTTCCCTGAAAGACGTGTCCGTGACCCGCAACGGCAGGCGGCTGCTCGGGCCCGTGACCTGGCGACTCGAGCGCGGCCGTCACACCGCCGTGACCGGGCGCAACGGCTCGGGCAAGACCACCCTGCTCAAGCTGCTGCGCGGCGAGATCACCCCGGACATCGGCGGCGAACGCGTCTACGACTTTGGCGAAGGAACGCAGCGGACCGTGCTCGGCCTGCGCCAGCGCATCGGCCTGGTCTCGGCGGACATGCAGGACTTCTACTTCCTGCACACCCCCCGGGTGAAGGGCCGCGACGTGGTCCTGGCCGGGTTCTACGACACCCCCATCCTCTACGACCGGGCCGAGCCCGGCGAGGAGGCCGCGGCCGACGCGGTCATCGACCGGCTCGGCATCCGCGAGCTGGCCGAGAGCGAGCTGCGCACGCTTTCCACCGGCCAGGTGCGCAAGCTCCTGGTGGCCCGCGCCCTGGCCCCGGAGCCGGACATCCTGCTCCTGGACGAAGCCCTGGACGGGCTGGACGCGGCTTCCCGGGCCGAGGTGGTCAGGCTGCTCGATCTGGCCGGGGAACGGACCACCCTGGTCTGCGCCGCCCACCGGACCGGTGATCTGCCCGACTGCGTGCGCCACGCCCTGGCCCTGGACCACGGCGGGGTCCTGGCCGAAGGGGAGCGCGCACAGGCCGAGCGCGTCCTGTGCGAGGCCGCCCCGGACACGCTCGCCTGCGACCTGCCGCCCGTGCCCGAACCCGAGAATTTCGAATACCTGTTGCGCATGACCGACGTGTCCGTGGTGGCCGACGGCAAGCGCATCCTCGACAAGATCGACTGGCAGGTCCTGCCCGGCGAGAACTGGCTCGTGCTCGGCGAGAACGGGGCGGGCAAGTCCACGCTGCTCAAGTTGATCCTGAGCCACGTCGCCCCCTATGCCGACGGCGAACGGGGCACGGGCACGGTGGAGCGGTTCGGCGGCATGACCATGGACGAGGCCAGGCCGCTCATCGGCGTGGTCTCGCCGGACCTCCAGGCCGGGTATGCCCGCGAACTGGGCTGGGAGGTGACCGCCGAGGAGACGGTCATGTCCGGGTTCAGAGGCTCGGTGGGCATGCTCGACGAGCCCACCAGCCGGGAGCGGCTCGGGGCCGAACAGTGGCTGGACATCGTCGGCCTGCACGGGCTGGGGGCGCGGCGGCTGCGGCACATGTCCTACGGCCAGCAGCGGAGGGTCTTCCTGGCCCGGGCCATGGCCCCGGGGCCGAGGCTGCTCCTCCTGGACGAACCGCTGTCCGGCCTGGATCCGGCCTCCAGGGGGCTGACCATCGGCCTCATCCAGCGGCTGGCAGAGGCCGGAATCCCGCTGATAATGGTCTCCCATTACGCCGAGGACCGGGTGCCCGCGATCAACCGGATCATGGTCATGGCGGGCGGTAAACAGCGCTTTTGCGGCGACCGGAGCGGGTTTGAGGCGGACATGTCCAGGGGGTGA